One part of the Eleginops maclovinus isolate JMC-PN-2008 ecotype Puerto Natales chromosome 14, JC_Emac_rtc_rv5, whole genome shotgun sequence genome encodes these proteins:
- the cfi gene encoding complement factor I isoform X1, with the protein MRPASLYLVFLFLIYSETKESSEEHQTPVEQIREITKAPAKTPHPPAPTLPKAPTIPKAPTIPEAPTNPKAPTNPKAPTIPEAPTNPKAPTIPEAPTNPKAPTIPEAPTNPKAPTTPKAPTIPEAPMTPEAPTTPNDDFLGPSECLEKKFTRASCSLVFCPPWERCIEGHCSCKPPYLCPSEDVAPVCGHDNRKYRSFCQVMAVSCRTKKPAMSHFGKQCGADLPKYKSSIDPDTGSVQVFVPNDADPEAGQELLVCGETWNMAAANVACREHGNALGAMTAASMLYSSLTNGIDGKGFPAKCVSVRCQGFETSLAECEIQASLPIRDGRIANVTCYKHAEEEECGFKCANTKCVSLNQTCDGVDDCGDRSDEMCCRRCRNGGFRCKTGVCLHPDALGDGQMDCLDGADESEKFKKPEPEFRQLGRSDSIQDRSSPKKEMRTDREHLESQLYCGIPNATTVDDTEVEERRRSIRVRRVVGGLPANPTQIQWQIALVDRGKIDCGGAYVGGCWVITAAHCVRPNPSAFSVKFSLWKKTRSQSTTDIVPVQDIRIHPNYNPATYENDIALVELEKLPFKEECLEENPAVSAVCVPWTVQLFQPNHTCSISGWGRTADGRAAKVLLWANVSLIDDCQSYYGPRFKPGMMCAGDLDGSVDSCQGDSGGPLVCEDELGFSYLWGIVSWGDKCGMPGFPGVYTQIAHYFEWIRLHTGWTAVTRFNS; encoded by the exons ATGAGACCAGCTTCTCTTTACTTGGTGTTTCTTTTCCTCATTTATTCTGAAACG AAGGAGTCATCAGAGGAGCATCAAACACCTGTAGAGCAGATCCGGGAGATCACAAAAGCACCAGCAAAAACCCCACATCCTCCAGCCCCCACGCTCCCTAAAGCCCCCACGATCCCTAAAGCCCCCACGATCCCTGAAGCCCCCACGAACCCTAAAGCCCCCACGAACCCTAAAGCCCCCACGATCCCTGAAGCCCCCACGAACCCTAAAGCCCCCACGATCCCTGAAGCCCCCACGAACCCTAAAGCCCCCACGATCCCTGAAGCCCCCACAAACCCTAAAGCCCCCACGACCCCTAAAGCCCCCACGATCCCTGAAGCCCCCATGACCCCTGAAGCCCCCACGACCCCTAACGATGACTTTCTGGGTCCATCTGAGTGTTTGGAGAAGAA ATTTACTCGAGCATCATGCTCCCTGGTGTTCTGTCCTCCGTGGGAGCGTTGCATTGAAGGACATTGCTCCTGTAAACCACCGTACCTGTGTCCGTCCGAGGACGTGGCTCCGGTCTGTGGACATGACAACAGAAAGTACCGCTCCTTCTGTCAG GTGATGGCCGTCTCGTGTCGCACCAAGAAACCCGCCATGTCCCACTTTGGGAAACAATGCGGAG CGGATCTTCCAAAATACAAGAGCTCGATAGACCCTGACACAGGAAGCGTTCAGGTCTTCGTTCCTAACGATGCGGACCCTGAGGCCGGACAGGAGTTACTGGTTTGCGGCGAGACCTGGAACATGGCGGCTGCTAACGTGGCCTGCAGGGAGCATGGAAATGCCCT CGGTGCGATGACAGCTGCTTCCATGTTATACTCGTCGCTGACTAACGGAATTGACGGCAAAGGGTTTCCGGCCAAATGTGTGAGCGTCCGCTGCCAAGGGTTTGAGACTTCTCTAGCCGAGTGTGAAATCCAGGCCAGCCTGCCGATCAGAGACGGGAGGATCGCCAACGTGACCTGTTACAAACATGCAGAAG AAGAAGAGTGTGGCTTTAAGTGTGCAAACAcaaagtgtgtgtctctgaaccAGACTTGTGACGGGGTCGACGACTGTGGCGACCGCAGTGACGAGATGTGCTGcagaa GATGCAGGAACGGAGGTTTCCGCTGTAAGACCGGCGTGTGTTTGCACCCGGACGCACTCGGAGACGGTCAGATGGACTGTCTGGACGGCGCGGATGAATCAGAGAAGTTCAAAA aaccagaaccagagtTCAGGCAACTGGGGAGATCAG ATTCCATTCAAGATAGGTCCTCTCCAAAAAAAG AGATGAGGACCGACAGAGAGCATCTGGAGTCTCAGCTGTACTGCGGGATCCCCAACGCGACCACGGTGGACGATACGGAGGTGGAAGAGCGAAGGCGGAGCATCCGAGTCCGGAGGGTGGTGGGGGGCCTCCCTGCAAACCCC ACTCAGATCCAGTGGCAGATTGCTCTGGTGGACAGAGGGAAGATCGACTGTGGAGGCGCGTACGTCGGGGGATGCTGGGTAATCACCGCGGCTCACTGCGTCAG gCCGAACCCCTCTGCGTTCAGCGTGAAGTTTTCTCTCTGGAAAAAAACTCGGTCTCAGAGCACAACAGACATCGTTCCTGTCCAAGACATCCGCATCCACCCGAA ctATAACCCTGCCACGTACGAGAACGACATCGCTCTGGTGGAGCTGGAGAAGCTCCCCTTTAAGGAGGAATGTCTGGAGGAGAACCCGGCCGTCAGCGCCGTCTGCGTGCCCTGGACCGTCCAGCTGTTCCAGCCCAACCACACCTGCAGCATCTCGGGCTGGGGCCGCACGGCAG ACGGCAGGGCGGCGAAGGTCCTGCTGTGGGCGAACGTCTCCCTGATCGATGACTGTCAGAGCTACTACGGACCGCGCTTCAAACCCGGCATgatgtgtgcag gggacCTGGACGGCAGTGTGGACTCGTGTCAGGGGGACAGTGGGGGGCCTCTGGTGTGTGAGGACGAGCTGGGGTTTTCCTACCTGTGGGGCATTGTCAGCTGGGGGGACAAGTGCGGCATGCCGGGCTTCCCCGGGGTTTATACACAG ATCGCTCACTACTTCGAGTGGATCAGACTTCACACCGGCTGGACTGCAGTCACCAGGTTCAACTCCTGA
- the LOC134876172 gene encoding tetratricopeptide repeat protein 39B, protein MAHVGNGAEEEDCFEDAYDKIPAACKMDLHTAIQETQCALNLVLNNKFSEALDLLKPWSRDSMYHALGYSTILVMQATMTFEHKDIQTAMSTIKDALQTCQRFRKRNSVVGSLSSLISKQSNLQEEEMHAEICYAECLLQKATLTFVQDENMISFIKGGIKIRTSYQIYKECQNSLNAAQDVAGQSDAFRQFEGGVKLGIGSFNLMLSLLPQRILRLLEFIGFSGNRGFGLSQLREGASSHSLRSVLCSLTLLFYNTYVSLILGTGEGNLLEAESLLEPYQQKYPKGSIILFYSARISTLRGNFEKARAMYEECISSQQEWKQIHHLCYWELMWTHSYQQEWQQAYHYADLLCKESRWSKAIYVYQKAAILSMMSEEDAKKTGEDIMELFRQVEGLKQRLAGKSIPTEKFAVRKSRRYKAASPIPLVIPALEMMYVWNGFTIVGKRADSTEALLVTIETAEEQLRTDPSPSEFHPDDSCLVQMLKGLCLKHLGRLLQAELCFTQVLSSESRIRYDHYLIPFTLYELGLLYKQQGDFTKATSYIETAKMNYKDYSMESRLHFRIHAALSSLRGSPVGTP, encoded by the exons GACTGCTTTGAAGATGCCTATGACAAAATACCTgc aGCGTGTAAGATGGACCTGCACACAGCCATCCAAGAGACTCAGTGCGCTCTCAACCTGGTCCTCAACAACAAGTTCTCCGAAGCCCTGGACCTCCTCAAAccatg GTCGAGGGACAGCATGTACCATGCGTTGGGTTACAGCACCATCCTGGTGATGCAGGCCACCATGACCTTTGAGCACAAAGACATCCAGACGGCCATGTCCACCATCAAGGACGCGCTGCAGACCTGCCAGAG ATTCAGGAAGAGGAACTCAGTGGTCGGCTCTCTGTCCAGTCTCATCAGCAAGCAGTCCAACCTGCaggaag aggagATGCACGCAGAGATCTGCTACGCTGAGTGTCTGCTGCAGAAAGCCACGCTGACCTTTGTGCAG GACGAAAACATGATCAGTTTCATAAAAGGAGGCATCAAGATTCGAACCAGCTACCAAATTTACAA gGAATGTCAGAACTCCCTGAATGCCGCTCAGGACGTGGCGGGCCAGTCCGATGCGTTCAGGCAGTTCGAGGGCGGGGTAAAGCTTGGCATCGGATCGTTCAACCTG atGCTGTCTCTTCTACCTCAGAGGATTTTGAGGTTGTTGGAGTTCATCGGATTCTCAGGAAACAGG gggttTGGTCTCTCTCAGCTGAGGGAGGGGGCCTCCAGCCACAGCCTGCGGTCCGTCCTCTGCTCTCTCACGCTGCTCTTCTACAACACATATGTGTCCCTGATACTCG GAACTGGAGAGGGAAACCTTCTGGAGGCTGAATCTCTGCTGGAGCCCTACCAACAGAAATACCCCAAA GGCTCCATCATTCTCTTCTACTCCGCTCGTATCTCCACGCTACGAGGAAACTTCGAGAAG GCCCGGGCGATGTACGAGGAGTGCATCAGCAGCCAGCAGGAGTGGAAGCAGATCCACCATCTGTGCTACTGGGAGCTGATGTGGACACACTCCTACCAGCAGGAGTGGCAGCAGGCGTACCACTACGCTGACCTACTGTGCAAGGAGAGCCGCTGGTCCAAG GCTATTTATGTGTACCAGAAGGCCGCCATTCTCAGTATGATGTCAGAGGAGGACGCAAAGAAGACGGGGGAGGACATCATGGAGCTCTTTAG GCAGGTGGAGGGGCTCAAACAGCGGCTGGCGGGGAAGTCCATCCCGACAGAGAAATTTGCCGTGAGGAAATCCAGACGCTACAAAGCTGCTAGCCCCATCCCCCTGGTCATCCCCGCACTG GAGATGATGTACGTTTGGAACGGTTTCACCATCGTCGGGAAAAGAGCCGACAGCACCGAGGCCTTGCTGGTGACAATAGAGACGGCCGAGGAGCAGCTACGCACCGATCCCA GCCCGTCGGAGTTCCACCCGGACGACAGCTGCCTGGTACAGATGTTGAAGggcctctgtctgaaacacctgGGCAGGTTACTGCAGGCCGAGCTCTGCTTCACACAGGTCCTCTCCAG CGAGAGTCGTATCCGATACGATCACTACCTGATCCCCTTCACTCTCTACGAGCTGGGACTGCTCTACAAACAACAGGGAGACTTCACCAAGGCAACCTCCTACATCGAGACTGCCAA GATGAACTACAAAGATTACTCCATGGAGTCCCGGCTGCACTTCAGGATCCACGCAGCTCTGAGCAGCCTCAGAGGATCTCCTGTCGGCACCCCATAA
- the cfi gene encoding complement factor I isoform X4, with amino-acid sequence MRPASLYLVFLFLIYSETKESSEEHQTPVEQIREITKAPAKTPHPPAPTLPKAPTIPKAPTIPEAPTNPKAPTNPKAPTIPEAPMTPEAPTTPNDDFLGPSECLEKKFTRASCSLVFCPPWERCIEGHCSCKPPYLCPSEDVAPVCGHDNRKYRSFCQVMAVSCRTKKPAMSHFGKQCGADLPKYKSSIDPDTGSVQVFVPNDADPEAGQELLVCGETWNMAAANVACREHGNALGAMTAASMLYSSLTNGIDGKGFPAKCVSVRCQGFETSLAECEIQASLPIRDGRIANVTCYKHAEEEECGFKCANTKCVSLNQTCDGVDDCGDRSDEMCCRRCRNGGFRCKTGVCLHPDALGDGQMDCLDGADESEKFKKPEPEFRQLGRSDSIQDRSSPKKEMRTDREHLESQLYCGIPNATTVDDTEVEERRRSIRVRRVVGGLPANPTQIQWQIALVDRGKIDCGGAYVGGCWVITAAHCVRPNPSAFSVKFSLWKKTRSQSTTDIVPVQDIRIHPNYNPATYENDIALVELEKLPFKEECLEENPAVSAVCVPWTVQLFQPNHTCSISGWGRTADGRAAKVLLWANVSLIDDCQSYYGPRFKPGMMCAGDLDGSVDSCQGDSGGPLVCEDELGFSYLWGIVSWGDKCGMPGFPGVYTQIAHYFEWIRLHTGWTAVTRFNS; translated from the exons ATGAGACCAGCTTCTCTTTACTTGGTGTTTCTTTTCCTCATTTATTCTGAAACG AAGGAGTCATCAGAGGAGCATCAAACACCTGTAGAGCAGATCCGGGAGATCACAAAAGCACCAGCAAAAACCCCACATCCTCCAGCCCCCACGCTCCCTAAAGCCCCCACGATCCCTAAAGCCCCCACGATCCCTGAAGCCCCCACGAACCCTAAAGCCCCCACGAACCCTAAAGCCCCCACGATCCCTGAAGCCCCCA TGACCCCTGAAGCCCCCACGACCCCTAACGATGACTTTCTGGGTCCATCTGAGTGTTTGGAGAAGAA ATTTACTCGAGCATCATGCTCCCTGGTGTTCTGTCCTCCGTGGGAGCGTTGCATTGAAGGACATTGCTCCTGTAAACCACCGTACCTGTGTCCGTCCGAGGACGTGGCTCCGGTCTGTGGACATGACAACAGAAAGTACCGCTCCTTCTGTCAG GTGATGGCCGTCTCGTGTCGCACCAAGAAACCCGCCATGTCCCACTTTGGGAAACAATGCGGAG CGGATCTTCCAAAATACAAGAGCTCGATAGACCCTGACACAGGAAGCGTTCAGGTCTTCGTTCCTAACGATGCGGACCCTGAGGCCGGACAGGAGTTACTGGTTTGCGGCGAGACCTGGAACATGGCGGCTGCTAACGTGGCCTGCAGGGAGCATGGAAATGCCCT CGGTGCGATGACAGCTGCTTCCATGTTATACTCGTCGCTGACTAACGGAATTGACGGCAAAGGGTTTCCGGCCAAATGTGTGAGCGTCCGCTGCCAAGGGTTTGAGACTTCTCTAGCCGAGTGTGAAATCCAGGCCAGCCTGCCGATCAGAGACGGGAGGATCGCCAACGTGACCTGTTACAAACATGCAGAAG AAGAAGAGTGTGGCTTTAAGTGTGCAAACAcaaagtgtgtgtctctgaaccAGACTTGTGACGGGGTCGACGACTGTGGCGACCGCAGTGACGAGATGTGCTGcagaa GATGCAGGAACGGAGGTTTCCGCTGTAAGACCGGCGTGTGTTTGCACCCGGACGCACTCGGAGACGGTCAGATGGACTGTCTGGACGGCGCGGATGAATCAGAGAAGTTCAAAA aaccagaaccagagtTCAGGCAACTGGGGAGATCAG ATTCCATTCAAGATAGGTCCTCTCCAAAAAAAG AGATGAGGACCGACAGAGAGCATCTGGAGTCTCAGCTGTACTGCGGGATCCCCAACGCGACCACGGTGGACGATACGGAGGTGGAAGAGCGAAGGCGGAGCATCCGAGTCCGGAGGGTGGTGGGGGGCCTCCCTGCAAACCCC ACTCAGATCCAGTGGCAGATTGCTCTGGTGGACAGAGGGAAGATCGACTGTGGAGGCGCGTACGTCGGGGGATGCTGGGTAATCACCGCGGCTCACTGCGTCAG gCCGAACCCCTCTGCGTTCAGCGTGAAGTTTTCTCTCTGGAAAAAAACTCGGTCTCAGAGCACAACAGACATCGTTCCTGTCCAAGACATCCGCATCCACCCGAA ctATAACCCTGCCACGTACGAGAACGACATCGCTCTGGTGGAGCTGGAGAAGCTCCCCTTTAAGGAGGAATGTCTGGAGGAGAACCCGGCCGTCAGCGCCGTCTGCGTGCCCTGGACCGTCCAGCTGTTCCAGCCCAACCACACCTGCAGCATCTCGGGCTGGGGCCGCACGGCAG ACGGCAGGGCGGCGAAGGTCCTGCTGTGGGCGAACGTCTCCCTGATCGATGACTGTCAGAGCTACTACGGACCGCGCTTCAAACCCGGCATgatgtgtgcag gggacCTGGACGGCAGTGTGGACTCGTGTCAGGGGGACAGTGGGGGGCCTCTGGTGTGTGAGGACGAGCTGGGGTTTTCCTACCTGTGGGGCATTGTCAGCTGGGGGGACAAGTGCGGCATGCCGGGCTTCCCCGGGGTTTATACACAG ATCGCTCACTACTTCGAGTGGATCAGACTTCACACCGGCTGGACTGCAGTCACCAGGTTCAACTCCTGA
- the cfi gene encoding complement factor I isoform X3 has protein sequence MRPASLYLVFLFLIYSETKESSEEHQTPVEQIREITKAPAKTPHPPAPTLPKAPTIPKAPTIPEAPTNPKAPTNPKAPTIPEAPTNPKAPTIPEAPTNPKAPTIPEAPTNPKAPTTPKAPTIPEAPMTPEAPTTPNDDFLGPSECLEKKFTRASCSLVFCPPWERCIEGHCSCKPPYLCPSEDVAPVCGHDNRKYRSFCQVMAVSCRTKKPAMSHFGKQCGADLPKYKSSIDPDTGSVQVFVPNDADPEAGQELLVCGETWNMAAANVACREHGNALGAMTAASMLYSSLTNGIDGKGFPAKCVSVRCQGFETSLAECEIQASLPIRDGRIANVTCYKHAEEECGFKCANTKCVSLNQTCDGVDDCGDRSDEMCCRRCRNGGFRCKTGVCLHPDALGDGQMDCLDGADESEKFKKPEPEFRQLGRSDSIQDRSSPKKEMRTDREHLESQLYCGIPNATTVDDTEVEERRRSIRVRRVVGGLPANPTQIQWQIALVDRGKIDCGGAYVGGCWVITAAHCVRPNPSAFSVKFSLWKKTRSQSTTDIVPVQDIRIHPNYNPATYENDIALVELEKLPFKEECLEENPAVSAVCVPWTVQLFQPNHTCSISGWGRTADGRAAKVLLWANVSLIDDCQSYYGPRFKPGMMCAGDLDGSVDSCQGDSGGPLVCEDELGFSYLWGIVSWGDKCGMPGFPGVYTQIAHYFEWIRLHTGWTAVTRFNS, from the exons ATGAGACCAGCTTCTCTTTACTTGGTGTTTCTTTTCCTCATTTATTCTGAAACG AAGGAGTCATCAGAGGAGCATCAAACACCTGTAGAGCAGATCCGGGAGATCACAAAAGCACCAGCAAAAACCCCACATCCTCCAGCCCCCACGCTCCCTAAAGCCCCCACGATCCCTAAAGCCCCCACGATCCCTGAAGCCCCCACGAACCCTAAAGCCCCCACGAACCCTAAAGCCCCCACGATCCCTGAAGCCCCCACGAACCCTAAAGCCCCCACGATCCCTGAAGCCCCCACGAACCCTAAAGCCCCCACGATCCCTGAAGCCCCCACAAACCCTAAAGCCCCCACGACCCCTAAAGCCCCCACGATCCCTGAAGCCCCCATGACCCCTGAAGCCCCCACGACCCCTAACGATGACTTTCTGGGTCCATCTGAGTGTTTGGAGAAGAA ATTTACTCGAGCATCATGCTCCCTGGTGTTCTGTCCTCCGTGGGAGCGTTGCATTGAAGGACATTGCTCCTGTAAACCACCGTACCTGTGTCCGTCCGAGGACGTGGCTCCGGTCTGTGGACATGACAACAGAAAGTACCGCTCCTTCTGTCAG GTGATGGCCGTCTCGTGTCGCACCAAGAAACCCGCCATGTCCCACTTTGGGAAACAATGCGGAG CGGATCTTCCAAAATACAAGAGCTCGATAGACCCTGACACAGGAAGCGTTCAGGTCTTCGTTCCTAACGATGCGGACCCTGAGGCCGGACAGGAGTTACTGGTTTGCGGCGAGACCTGGAACATGGCGGCTGCTAACGTGGCCTGCAGGGAGCATGGAAATGCCCT CGGTGCGATGACAGCTGCTTCCATGTTATACTCGTCGCTGACTAACGGAATTGACGGCAAAGGGTTTCCGGCCAAATGTGTGAGCGTCCGCTGCCAAGGGTTTGAGACTTCTCTAGCCGAGTGTGAAATCCAGGCCAGCCTGCCGATCAGAGACGGGAGGATCGCCAACGTGACCTGTTACAAACATGCAGAAG AAGAGTGTGGCTTTAAGTGTGCAAACAcaaagtgtgtgtctctgaaccAGACTTGTGACGGGGTCGACGACTGTGGCGACCGCAGTGACGAGATGTGCTGcagaa GATGCAGGAACGGAGGTTTCCGCTGTAAGACCGGCGTGTGTTTGCACCCGGACGCACTCGGAGACGGTCAGATGGACTGTCTGGACGGCGCGGATGAATCAGAGAAGTTCAAAA aaccagaaccagagtTCAGGCAACTGGGGAGATCAG ATTCCATTCAAGATAGGTCCTCTCCAAAAAAAG AGATGAGGACCGACAGAGAGCATCTGGAGTCTCAGCTGTACTGCGGGATCCCCAACGCGACCACGGTGGACGATACGGAGGTGGAAGAGCGAAGGCGGAGCATCCGAGTCCGGAGGGTGGTGGGGGGCCTCCCTGCAAACCCC ACTCAGATCCAGTGGCAGATTGCTCTGGTGGACAGAGGGAAGATCGACTGTGGAGGCGCGTACGTCGGGGGATGCTGGGTAATCACCGCGGCTCACTGCGTCAG gCCGAACCCCTCTGCGTTCAGCGTGAAGTTTTCTCTCTGGAAAAAAACTCGGTCTCAGAGCACAACAGACATCGTTCCTGTCCAAGACATCCGCATCCACCCGAA ctATAACCCTGCCACGTACGAGAACGACATCGCTCTGGTGGAGCTGGAGAAGCTCCCCTTTAAGGAGGAATGTCTGGAGGAGAACCCGGCCGTCAGCGCCGTCTGCGTGCCCTGGACCGTCCAGCTGTTCCAGCCCAACCACACCTGCAGCATCTCGGGCTGGGGCCGCACGGCAG ACGGCAGGGCGGCGAAGGTCCTGCTGTGGGCGAACGTCTCCCTGATCGATGACTGTCAGAGCTACTACGGACCGCGCTTCAAACCCGGCATgatgtgtgcag gggacCTGGACGGCAGTGTGGACTCGTGTCAGGGGGACAGTGGGGGGCCTCTGGTGTGTGAGGACGAGCTGGGGTTTTCCTACCTGTGGGGCATTGTCAGCTGGGGGGACAAGTGCGGCATGCCGGGCTTCCCCGGGGTTTATACACAG ATCGCTCACTACTTCGAGTGGATCAGACTTCACACCGGCTGGACTGCAGTCACCAGGTTCAACTCCTGA
- the cfi gene encoding complement factor I isoform X2: MRPASLYLVFLFLIYSETESSEEHQTPVEQIREITKAPAKTPHPPAPTLPKAPTIPKAPTIPEAPTNPKAPTNPKAPTIPEAPTNPKAPTIPEAPTNPKAPTIPEAPTNPKAPTTPKAPTIPEAPMTPEAPTTPNDDFLGPSECLEKKFTRASCSLVFCPPWERCIEGHCSCKPPYLCPSEDVAPVCGHDNRKYRSFCQVMAVSCRTKKPAMSHFGKQCGADLPKYKSSIDPDTGSVQVFVPNDADPEAGQELLVCGETWNMAAANVACREHGNALGAMTAASMLYSSLTNGIDGKGFPAKCVSVRCQGFETSLAECEIQASLPIRDGRIANVTCYKHAEEEECGFKCANTKCVSLNQTCDGVDDCGDRSDEMCCRRCRNGGFRCKTGVCLHPDALGDGQMDCLDGADESEKFKKPEPEFRQLGRSDSIQDRSSPKKEMRTDREHLESQLYCGIPNATTVDDTEVEERRRSIRVRRVVGGLPANPTQIQWQIALVDRGKIDCGGAYVGGCWVITAAHCVRPNPSAFSVKFSLWKKTRSQSTTDIVPVQDIRIHPNYNPATYENDIALVELEKLPFKEECLEENPAVSAVCVPWTVQLFQPNHTCSISGWGRTADGRAAKVLLWANVSLIDDCQSYYGPRFKPGMMCAGDLDGSVDSCQGDSGGPLVCEDELGFSYLWGIVSWGDKCGMPGFPGVYTQIAHYFEWIRLHTGWTAVTRFNS; encoded by the exons ATGAGACCAGCTTCTCTTTACTTGGTGTTTCTTTTCCTCATTTATTCTGAAACG GAGTCATCAGAGGAGCATCAAACACCTGTAGAGCAGATCCGGGAGATCACAAAAGCACCAGCAAAAACCCCACATCCTCCAGCCCCCACGCTCCCTAAAGCCCCCACGATCCCTAAAGCCCCCACGATCCCTGAAGCCCCCACGAACCCTAAAGCCCCCACGAACCCTAAAGCCCCCACGATCCCTGAAGCCCCCACGAACCCTAAAGCCCCCACGATCCCTGAAGCCCCCACGAACCCTAAAGCCCCCACGATCCCTGAAGCCCCCACAAACCCTAAAGCCCCCACGACCCCTAAAGCCCCCACGATCCCTGAAGCCCCCATGACCCCTGAAGCCCCCACGACCCCTAACGATGACTTTCTGGGTCCATCTGAGTGTTTGGAGAAGAA ATTTACTCGAGCATCATGCTCCCTGGTGTTCTGTCCTCCGTGGGAGCGTTGCATTGAAGGACATTGCTCCTGTAAACCACCGTACCTGTGTCCGTCCGAGGACGTGGCTCCGGTCTGTGGACATGACAACAGAAAGTACCGCTCCTTCTGTCAG GTGATGGCCGTCTCGTGTCGCACCAAGAAACCCGCCATGTCCCACTTTGGGAAACAATGCGGAG CGGATCTTCCAAAATACAAGAGCTCGATAGACCCTGACACAGGAAGCGTTCAGGTCTTCGTTCCTAACGATGCGGACCCTGAGGCCGGACAGGAGTTACTGGTTTGCGGCGAGACCTGGAACATGGCGGCTGCTAACGTGGCCTGCAGGGAGCATGGAAATGCCCT CGGTGCGATGACAGCTGCTTCCATGTTATACTCGTCGCTGACTAACGGAATTGACGGCAAAGGGTTTCCGGCCAAATGTGTGAGCGTCCGCTGCCAAGGGTTTGAGACTTCTCTAGCCGAGTGTGAAATCCAGGCCAGCCTGCCGATCAGAGACGGGAGGATCGCCAACGTGACCTGTTACAAACATGCAGAAG AAGAAGAGTGTGGCTTTAAGTGTGCAAACAcaaagtgtgtgtctctgaaccAGACTTGTGACGGGGTCGACGACTGTGGCGACCGCAGTGACGAGATGTGCTGcagaa GATGCAGGAACGGAGGTTTCCGCTGTAAGACCGGCGTGTGTTTGCACCCGGACGCACTCGGAGACGGTCAGATGGACTGTCTGGACGGCGCGGATGAATCAGAGAAGTTCAAAA aaccagaaccagagtTCAGGCAACTGGGGAGATCAG ATTCCATTCAAGATAGGTCCTCTCCAAAAAAAG AGATGAGGACCGACAGAGAGCATCTGGAGTCTCAGCTGTACTGCGGGATCCCCAACGCGACCACGGTGGACGATACGGAGGTGGAAGAGCGAAGGCGGAGCATCCGAGTCCGGAGGGTGGTGGGGGGCCTCCCTGCAAACCCC ACTCAGATCCAGTGGCAGATTGCTCTGGTGGACAGAGGGAAGATCGACTGTGGAGGCGCGTACGTCGGGGGATGCTGGGTAATCACCGCGGCTCACTGCGTCAG gCCGAACCCCTCTGCGTTCAGCGTGAAGTTTTCTCTCTGGAAAAAAACTCGGTCTCAGAGCACAACAGACATCGTTCCTGTCCAAGACATCCGCATCCACCCGAA ctATAACCCTGCCACGTACGAGAACGACATCGCTCTGGTGGAGCTGGAGAAGCTCCCCTTTAAGGAGGAATGTCTGGAGGAGAACCCGGCCGTCAGCGCCGTCTGCGTGCCCTGGACCGTCCAGCTGTTCCAGCCCAACCACACCTGCAGCATCTCGGGCTGGGGCCGCACGGCAG ACGGCAGGGCGGCGAAGGTCCTGCTGTGGGCGAACGTCTCCCTGATCGATGACTGTCAGAGCTACTACGGACCGCGCTTCAAACCCGGCATgatgtgtgcag gggacCTGGACGGCAGTGTGGACTCGTGTCAGGGGGACAGTGGGGGGCCTCTGGTGTGTGAGGACGAGCTGGGGTTTTCCTACCTGTGGGGCATTGTCAGCTGGGGGGACAAGTGCGGCATGCCGGGCTTCCCCGGGGTTTATACACAG ATCGCTCACTACTTCGAGTGGATCAGACTTCACACCGGCTGGACTGCAGTCACCAGGTTCAACTCCTGA